From Impatiens glandulifera chromosome 7, dImpGla2.1, whole genome shotgun sequence:
ttttttaagtttattttatcataaaagaaTGCCtgatttatcattttttataaatatgtttttttgtaTTATCTTAACATGTACACTAATTAACCCACCAATCTCTTATTTCAATCTGATTCTCAAATCATGTCATTTATTTGGAATTTACTCAATACCTTGACAAactaaaattattcatttaccTATTAATTTCTAACCAGAGATATCCATTCTTTCAATATATGCTATTAATATACAGGTatgtaaatttaataattaaaaattttctttAGAATGATCGAGATGTGATCAGATAAACCGACCTGTACGTTAAGATCTTGTTGAAGAAATTAGAACGAATGAGTGAATTATTTACCATATATATACACTAATTTACTAATAGATTGAGTTGTgtacttataataataaaatgatgactataataaattacaaaaaatcaTTCAAGCTCAATCATAAAATGTAAGAACTCAGTTCGAGCTAGTAGACTCTTACTGAACTtcttttacaataattattaactttatttaaaaatacatttggCCAGATTTCTAGTACATTTGCAAAAATTATTAGGATGATTACACTTACAAATTGAggtaatatattaaacttaaagTCTAAAACATTTTCAAAGAAACCAGTACATGCATGTTTATGACCACTATGTATATGAGTTTCAACAAACAAACTAAAGTGTTTATGACCATAGCGCATTCGAGTTTCAAGTAGATACGACTATGAGAACAACTCGAGAAACCATTACAATAGGCAATTTAGGCTTTTAGAGGATAAAGGCGAATTGGGAGGCCACCTTCTGGGACGGGCATAGGATCCACGATGATCTTATCATCGACAATAACTTTTTCCCACTTGTATCTCGTGACTAGGTTGTGCATGAAGGCGAGGATCTCCAACCTCGCGTACTCTTTACCGGGACACATCCGTGGCCCCCCTCCAAAGGGCACGTAAGTGTATGGTGCCGGTCCACTACCTTCGTACCTCAATGGGTTGAAAGTATCTGGCTCGGGGTAATATTTAGGGTTTCTATGAGTCGAGTGTGCGCTCCAATAGAGCTTCCATCTCTTTGGAATGGAGAAACCGGAGTAAGTGAAATCAACTATGGCTTGACGAAAAGCACCTTGAAGGGGAGGGTTAAGTCTCAACACCTCGCATGCCACATTCCATGAATATTTCATCTTTTGAATATCATCCCAATTCAATAGTTCTCCCGGTGCCTTAGATTTCGCTATCTCCATTTGTTCTGTtgagttaaaaataattcaatttcaatcatTTAATAAACAACGTCGACATTTCTTTTAAGATTGATTGACTTACCTCTAATAACCTCGGCATAGACCTCGGGCAACTCGGCGAGATATTTTATGATGAAGGTTATTGTTATACTAGCGGTGTCGTGTCCTCCAACCAACAATCCCAAAATCTTATCGGCAACATCCATGTCATGCATGAAGTTTCCATCGTCGTCGGCCGTCAACAACATGTGCGACAATATGTCTTGAGTAGGAGACGCCTTGTTCTCGGCTAAGTCGATCTTCCTTTGCTTGATAACGGCTCTAAGATCCTTTCGAATTTGATTGGAGGCCTTAATGGCCTTGTTGAAAGGCGTCCCGTGGATGTGTATGGGGACAGAAAAGATCCCCGAGGCGAGGAGGTTGAAGGGCTCGGAGAACTTAGCGACTTGATCGGGATCCTCAACGCTGATGAAGAGGCGACACGCGAGCCAAAATGTGTACATCTTGGCAAGTGGAAACACGGTGACCTCATCGCGGTTAGCCCAGTCAGATTCAAGGTGGCGACGGGAGATGGAGTCCATTATTCCAATGTAACGGTGAAGGGCCTCCGCCCTTAGAACATGCGGGAGGAGCTTCCTCATTTTCTTCATCTCCTCGTTCGATGAAGTTTGAGTTGACGATGGAAATATCtgtatcaaaacaatttattttattagatataatctgaattcaaatgaaatattattagtaCTGATGAGTCGAGTAAATTATTAACCTTGTCAATAGACGTGGGCCACCAAGCGGTGACGAGTTTGTTCTCGTTCGAGAACATAAACTTATTGCCCGCAGCTCCACAAAGGACGATGGTATGCTCCCCGAAGAGGGAAGTTTTAAAGGCATGAGGGGAGAACATGGCCATTCTTTCTTGTATAAACTCTTGAGGGTTTCCATTCCATCCTTTCTTGAGATATTCCAAACTCTCGCCGAAGATCGGCCATCCGGTGGTCCCGGGTGGTAAGGAACCGGCATCAGACTTCGACCTCAAGAGCCTAACCGTGAGGGCTGTGGCTATGAGGACACATACTAGGGGGAGGACGTCCGAGAGGAGAGAAAATTCCATTGTTGGAACTTGATAAAGAAAGAAGAGTGTGTTTTGAAATGAATGGTTGATGGTCCATATATATAGCGGttgtcaatttttaataaatatgtacaTACTATTgtcagtggcggacccagaaatgttttctcgggggggccgaatacatagtaacgtagcatttttttggcgatcaaataaatgcattttttaattaaaattttacttgataattacataaaatactaacaaacacaattataaaatactaataagcacaattactaaattattcttgtccatgagtcagtacaaaagaagacaaatttattctacgagattccatttgttgaaaatattgcaatattggctcattttcaattgttgagaaaatatcattttcaacatatacaactaaactatcattcatccattcatcttccattcgattacgcaaatcagttttcacggtcttcattgcaggaaaaactctttcaacggatacAGTTGCAACTAGTAAACTAAAACCAACTCCATCAATCGATAAATCAATGGAAAAACTATATGTTTTTTCTGTTATAACCAATTTCTGAGCAAAAATTTccaagtcttcaattgaagaaaattgaggatcatctcgcaaattaaataagtaagcccgaagttgttgttccaaaaataaataatcactgccTGTGAAATCTCCAGAATAAAGTTTggcaagacgaatgagtttacgaatatcaaatttggagaatgaatttctgggatgaagacatgatatgcaatcaagtaattatgtattaacttctgaaaaacgattatttatttcttgcataatcaagtcaacaacctagcattaaataataaataataactattaatagataatatataataactattaatagataagaaataatatttattatacctgacaaaagatttccacacgataatgatgaagattagtgatgagttcTCCTTTTCCTCTTCGCCTaccattgctatcaattatcatatgctcattcatatcaagtattgagatcgattgtaattgacaaaaactgttaacttggtccaaaatatcatgccatccatcttctctaaatttttgtaattgatttttcgaactcgcaatcaatgacatggcttgaactatattttgatctcctctttgtaggcaaagtgataactcacttgtaattcccaataaatttttaatcaaatataacacaaaaacaaattcataaaaaactaactatataaaaaatatgaaaatctaatttaatatgtttcagcctaattttatgagaatataaaaaaaataaaaaatattaataaaaataaaaatacaaaaataatgtaactattttaacttgtttattaatattaattaatattttataaatatcatgccatccatcttctctaaatttttgtaattgatttttcgaactcgcaatcaatgacatggcttgaactatattttgatcttctctttgtaggcaaagtgataactcacttgtaattcccaataaatttttaatcaaatataacacaaaaacaaattcataaaaaactaactatataaaaaatatgaaaatctaatttaatatgtttcagcctaattttatgagaatataaaaaaaataaaaaatattaataaaaataaaaatacaaaaataatgtaactattttaacttgtttattaatattaattaatattttcttataaatttttgaaatagtttaaaattaagaaatataaaaaactattattattttaatttttatattttaccctcataagtaatttgtattattatattgaaataaataaaaaataatgtataattgttatataaatataattttaaaatataagtaatttgtattattatattgaaataaataaaaaataatgtataattattatataaatattttttatactttatttatataaaattatgaattagtttatagataaattatattttaaaatatgataaataaatttaaggtgAGGCAAGGTTCGAACACCTGACTTCAGGTTCACTGTTGAGCTACAAAGCCAACTAGACTAAGagttatttgttaaatatatatatataaacaaattattgtaaggttgggggaggcccgggccccccaaagccccccttgtaggtccgccactgacTATTGTTACATTTGAAAacgggaagaatgtcaattttacacaccaactTGTAaaaaggtgtcaaatttacttattaagtatcaaaattctatttataaatactaACTTGTTAAAAAGTgtcaatttcatttaaaataacgGAAATATTAAACACAGTCAATTTTTTTGCCATATGtaatatccatttttttttaaaattgacattactttaattatttttcaatttaaataaaacattaaatctttctttattcattttttctctctctttatctcaaaattattcattttctttgaacttttctctttccatttccatttccatCTCCATCTATATAGGGatcgattaattatttttcctaaaatgaaactaattaatgaaattgaGGTTTATTGACCTCTATCTCTCTACACATCATATTATCATATTAtcgtatattattttatccacttttaattcaaatggaaagagataaacacaatctctttatattataaaccaaaaataaattatattaagttaagttttatatctaaccaaaccaaaaaatatataaaattaagaattgaacTACAACAGGTTCAACTAAAAGGAAATTACATGATTCAAAAttaatagattatattaaattcacAGTAAATTTTTGTCACACATAATTCATTTTGAATCATGTAATGTCATTTTAGTTGAATTTGTTGtagttcaattattaattttacagtTTTTTTAGATAGTTATAAAgactcaatttaataaaaattatttttgatttataatataaagagattATGTTTATAACtccatttgaattaaattaggGATAGAGGTTGAATGATCTTATTACAAAGATATGGCCTCAATTTCATTTTAGGAAGGTACTTATTTATGCATTCCCTATGCATATTAGAGAGGAGATGAAGAGGgaagttaagaaaaaaaaatggataattGTGGGATAAGAGAGAAAATGGATAAGgacaatttttaatgttttgtttaaatgaaaaaataatcaaagtaatgacaatataaaaataaataaaaaaatatgtggatattacatgtggcaaaaattTTGACGGTGTTTAATATTTCcgttatttcaaataaatttgacatttttttacaagttaataggtataaatagaattttgatacttaataaataaatttgacaccttcttacaacttggtgtgtaaaattgacattcttcccatttgaaaacacttttattttagttagaaaaaaaaagttatttatatttatatattttaaaatagtttacctatacaaaaaaaaaaaaaaaaaaaaaaagaagaaaagaaaagaaaagaaaagaaaagaaaagaaaagaggtGTTTCAAATTAAAAGGTCATTCCCATTTTTTACCTCAAAAaaatccatttttatttttaacattttttataaaaattttccTTTTTTACACTTATTaatcttttccatttttttttctttttcttcttccttttccctCTTATCTCCCCTAGTGATCCTCTCCTGGTCCCCAATACCCAATCCCAGCCCTCCCCACTCACTCTTTCTTTCCCTTTTTCTTTACACTGCGACCCCATCACTCCTTCCCCAACTGCCAGCCACCCCGCGACGCCCTTCCCCCAACTGCCATCCACCGCGACTCCCCTTCGCCTAACTGCCAGTCACCGCGACTCCCTTTCCCACAACTGTCAGCCACCGACTGATGCTGAATCCAGCTGAGACCAATCGACCAGCATCAAAATGGGTACGTTTCTTTCATTTCCATTTCATTCCGTTTGAAATGATGTGTTCCCCAAAATGGGTACGTGTGGATGCTGAATCCAGCTGAGACCAATCGACCAACATCAAAATGGATACgtttctttcattctcatttCATTCCGTTTGAAATGATGTGTTCCCCAAAATGGGTACGTTTGAAATGCTGTCAAAATGATATGTTAATGTATGCTTCACACGTCCCACGatccacgcccaagccccacgcctcacgcccaagccccacgccccacgctcaacccccacTCCCACGATCCATTTATGGTAGGTTTTGTTTACTACACTAACATTTAAATTTCTATCAATTGTAGATTCCAATTTATTTGTTAGCTGATTTGTTCTATATGATGGAGAGTGGCTGAAAAATGATGATGGTGTTAGTTCTTTTGAATCAAGTTCATTAGTAGGTGTACATCTATCTTGAAATACTAAATATGACGAATTAACtgaaattgtctatgatgctaTTCGTGTGGACAAAGTGAGATATGATTTAGTGTTGAAAGTGAAGTATAATTGTCTTTTTAAAAGAGCCCCTCTTGCTGTTATCCGATGTGATAAAGATGTGATGTTCTATGTACAACATATTTCGACTTCACTCCAAAGTTTCGCAATCCTCTTTGTGTatctttagtagagaagtcactaccttCACATCCAACTGATGAAATTCAAAGAGAGGAGGTTCCTGAATTCCCTATATTTGAGCATGATGATCCACGCCCCCAAAATGACATACATCAtgcagaagatgaagaacaacaagtCTCATGTTTGCGTCTGAGTGAATTGGTTGCTAATACCCCTCCTTTTGAACCCCGGACAGCCATCAATTTCCTATGAGGAAAACATCCATCCATATTGAG
This genomic window contains:
- the LOC124910082 gene encoding beta-amyrin 28-monooxygenase-like codes for the protein MEFSLLSDVLPLVCVLIATALTVRLLRSKSDAGSLPPGTTGWPIFGESLEYLKKGWNGNPQEFIQERMAMFSPHAFKTSLFGEHTIVLCGAAGNKFMFSNENKLVTAWWPTSIDKIFPSSTQTSSNEEMKKMRKLLPHVLRAEALHRYIGIMDSISRRHLESDWANRDEVTVFPLAKMYTFWLACRLFISVEDPDQVAKFSEPFNLLASGIFSVPIHIHGTPFNKAIKASNQIRKDLRAVIKQRKIDLAENKASPTQDILSHMLLTADDDGNFMHDMDVADKILGLLVGGHDTASITITFIIKYLAELPEVYAEVIREQMEIAKSKAPGELLNWDDIQKMKYSWNVACEVLRLNPPLQGAFRQAIVDFTYSGFSIPKRWKLYWSAHSTHRNPKYYPEPDTFNPLRYEGSGPAPYTYVPFGGGPRMCPGKEYARLEILAFMHNLVTRYKWEKVIVDDKIIVDPMPVPEGGLPIRLYPLKA